DNA from Triticum dicoccoides isolate Atlit2015 ecotype Zavitan unplaced genomic scaffold, WEW_v2.0 scaffold88301, whole genome shotgun sequence:
AGTCTCTAAAAGACTAAAACTATCGTGACAATGGCATCTATGTAACGCATTGCATTAGAGAACGGACCCTTTCCAAAGAGAGAAAGATATACAGGCATGGGTGCAACAATCAAGATGATGACAGGAGAGGAGAGGAGATTGCTCATCCCTCAAACAATCCTCTTATCTTCCCTTCCAGTTGGGCACCAGTATCATACCTCTTTTGTTTCTTCCCTCCGAACACCATTCGTTTCAACAACGAAAAGGACGGCCCTGAACATGCGCTTCGGTCAGACAAGGACGCCTCATACGGCGGAACAACGAAATCCACAATCTCCTGCCGCAGGTTGCACCTGAGCTCAGCGCCGACCTTCCATGTCGACTGGCAGTCACAGGTGGCACGAAATTCAGCAGCAAACATGTCCAAGTTTAAGCGATGCAGAGGAGCCCAACACTCGTCCAAGTAGCACTTCTTGTACAGCTCCACCATTGATGTCAGCCTACTCGCCAATTCTTGAGCACCGGCGAAAGATGCTGCCCCTGGACGCCCCATCATttgcaaaacaagacatgtgttattCATAAGGAATATGTATTTCACACCCTTTTCGCCTTGGCGTATCATCTCTGCATCTTCCTCGAGCTTGGCTGCCCAG
Protein-coding regions in this window:
- the LOC119348312 gene encoding uncharacterized protein LOC119348312; translation: MVDGLGATVLHISGTGSHEFTVHPSTHLLIQALQNYSRSTYLVEPVHHTTAPCSHMVDCWAAKLEEDAEMIRQGEKGVKYIFLMNNTCLVLQMMGRPGAASFAGAQELASRLTSMVELYKKCYLDECWAPLHRLNLDMFAAEFRATCDCQSTWKVGAELRCNLRQEIVDFVVPPYEASLSDRSACSGPSFSLLKRMVFGGKKQKRYDTGAQLEGKIRGLFEG